The following proteins are co-located in the Streptococcus downei MFe28 genome:
- a CDS encoding beta-1,6-N-acetylglucosaminyltransferase produces MQAILILAHRNFDQVYQLAQYLNSDFEIYIHFDVKMPLNQSQKKQLEEVGIHYISEIDVCWGAWSVAKASYRLMEEALKNPKIDYIHFISGQDWPLKNPSRIKEFYENNDKIYLMAKPAKEETKSGERLIWWQQFYFNYDKINRRSTLGKLYHRVSLSLQRLLHVNKLKKLGIDLEIYSGPQWCDLPRDVAQYCLDYMKQHPNYIKMLQTSFCSDEFWLPTIIYNAPQFSERIVADYHRYIKWEEQHNSYPAILDEGDFEAIKASGDFFGRKFDIAHSQKLIVRLAEED; encoded by the coding sequence AGGAACTTTGACCAAGTGTATCAGCTGGCTCAGTATTTAAATTCTGATTTTGAGATCTATATTCATTTTGATGTCAAGATGCCTTTAAATCAGTCTCAAAAGAAGCAATTAGAAGAGGTGGGCATTCACTATATTTCAGAAATAGATGTTTGTTGGGGGGCATGGAGTGTAGCAAAAGCCAGCTATCGTCTTATGGAAGAAGCTCTGAAAAATCCTAAAATTGACTATATCCACTTTATTTCCGGACAAGATTGGCCCCTAAAAAATCCTAGTAGGATTAAGGAATTTTATGAAAACAATGACAAAATTTACTTGATGGCAAAGCCAGCTAAAGAAGAAACCAAGTCTGGTGAGCGCTTGATTTGGTGGCAACAATTTTATTTCAATTACGATAAAATCAATCGTCGGTCGACCCTTGGTAAGCTCTACCACCGAGTTTCCCTTAGTCTCCAAAGACTCTTGCACGTCAATAAATTGAAAAAGCTAGGCATAGACCTAGAAATTTATTCAGGACCTCAGTGGTGTGACCTACCTCGTGATGTGGCCCAATACTGCCTAGATTACATGAAGCAGCACCCCAACTATATCAAGATGTTGCAGACAAGCTTTTGCTCTGATGAGTTTTGGCTGCCAACAATTATTTACAATGCACCTCAGTTTTCTGAACGGATAGTAGCTGACTATCATCGCTATATCAAGTGGGAGGAGCAACACAACTCTTATCCAGCCATCTTAGATGAGGGGGATTTTGAGGCTATCAAGGCTAGCGGAGATTTCTTTGGCCGCAAGTTTGATATCGCTCATTCACAAAAGCTCATTGTTCGTTTAGCTGAGGAGGACTAA
- a CDS encoding glycosyltransferase family 2 protein, whose translation MLTSSKPFISVIIPVHNAETTLLRALDSLAFPDCEIILVENSSTDNSYQLACDYAKENNRFKVFQSAPGVSNARNKGLDQANGEWIFFLDADDFFFKENLTGIADKLSSSQSDIVAYNFHKGGHLVELFEVVEDFRRPEEREAFISRCLHRPTQYMTVWSKAFRARLVKSLRFDPNLRVSEDSNFFLQALLRAQAISTSPDLLYHYSIDGSSTMRTFDQSKLDGYLAALTSAQTIIEGQSTALQEAFAAYSLAQFNIGMVREVFHQSNPQSYKAKIARMKELSRSELFASAFAGMSLKQVKSLGDIPLWLIKYHAYRLASLVYLVRVRQNAHKER comes from the coding sequence ATGTTAACCAGCAGCAAACCATTTATCAGCGTGATTATTCCCGTTCATAATGCCGAGACAACGCTTTTGCGTGCTCTGGACAGTTTGGCTTTTCCCGACTGTGAAATCATTTTGGTTGAGAATAGCTCAACCGACAATTCCTACCAGCTGGCTTGTGATTATGCCAAGGAGAATAATCGTTTCAAGGTCTTTCAGTCAGCTCCGGGAGTTTCCAATGCCCGCAATAAGGGGTTGGATCAGGCCAATGGTGAATGGATTTTCTTCCTGGATGCGGATGATTTCTTTTTCAAGGAAAATTTGACAGGAATTGCCGATAAACTCAGCTCTAGTCAGAGCGATATTGTTGCCTATAATTTCCACAAGGGCGGTCATCTCGTTGAGCTTTTTGAGGTGGTTGAGGATTTCCGTCGGCCAGAGGAAAGAGAAGCTTTTATCAGTCGCTGTCTTCATCGGCCGACCCAGTACATGACAGTCTGGAGCAAGGCTTTTCGAGCACGTTTAGTTAAAAGCTTGCGATTTGATCCTAATTTGCGAGTATCTGAGGATAGTAATTTTTTCCTGCAGGCGCTCTTGCGAGCTCAGGCTATTTCAACCTCACCTGATCTGCTTTACCACTATTCTATTGATGGCTCATCGACCATGCGAACCTTTGATCAATCTAAATTAGATGGGTATTTGGCAGCCCTGACTTCGGCTCAAACCATTATAGAAGGTCAATCAACAGCTTTGCAAGAGGCCTTTGCCGCCTATAGTCTGGCTCAGTTCAATATAGGAATGGTGCGGGAGGTCTTTCACCAAAGCAATCCGCAGTCTTACAAGGCAAAAATTGCTAGGATGAAGGAGCTCAGTCGTTCAGAACTCTTTGCCTCCGCTTTTGCTGGGATGAGTCTGAAACAGGTCAAGAGTTTGGGTGATATCCCCCTCTGGTTAATCAAGTATCATGCTTATCGTTTGGCCTCGCTAGTCTATCTGGTTAGGGTCAGACAGAATGCCCATAAGGAAAGGTGA
- a CDS encoding glycosyltransferase family 1 protein: MKKVLIFGMNENPGGVESFLMNYVRRFDQTKLHVDFLCNSMNPIAYEEELVQRGASIFHITARSQNPFKYYGEIHHFFKEHAKDYDALWVNINSLANIDYLKLAKKYGIPVRIVHSHNSQNMDSRLRGKLHNHNKKRIANWATDFWACADKAAAWFYEGEILKQSKIIPNAIDIEASCFSEAARQSIRQQYQLQDAYVIGNVGRLHFQKNQDFILRVFAELVKLKPKARLVLIGQGDDEAMLKTLADELGVADKVIFAGVQNNVSEWLSAFDLFFFPSKFEGLPLAPFEAQANGLPVLMSEEGVPQEIKINPNVYFASLAKSSQDWAKLIEKLSEQDSRLSEQEIARHFQDSGYDIRHAAQGLENDLLRMLNQRGKGNNNAQN; encoded by the coding sequence GTGAAAAAAGTTCTAATTTTTGGTATGAATGAGAACCCTGGCGGAGTCGAATCTTTCTTGATGAATTATGTTAGGCGATTTGATCAAACCAAACTGCATGTCGATTTTTTATGCAATTCCATGAATCCTATTGCCTATGAAGAAGAGCTTGTTCAAAGGGGAGCAAGTATTTTTCATATTACGGCTCGCAGTCAAAATCCCTTCAAATATTATGGTGAGATCCATCATTTCTTTAAGGAGCATGCCAAGGACTATGATGCCCTCTGGGTCAATATCAATAGTCTGGCTAATATTGACTATCTCAAACTAGCCAAGAAGTATGGGATTCCCGTGCGTATTGTTCACAGCCATAATAGTCAAAACATGGACAGCCGCTTACGGGGTAAGCTCCATAATCACAATAAAAAGCGGATAGCCAACTGGGCAACCGACTTTTGGGCCTGTGCGGACAAGGCTGCTGCTTGGTTCTATGAGGGAGAGATTCTCAAGCAGTCTAAAATTATTCCCAATGCCATTGATATTGAAGCCAGTTGCTTTTCTGAAGCAGCCCGTCAGTCTATCCGTCAGCAGTATCAGCTCCAAGATGCCTACGTTATTGGCAATGTCGGCCGCCTGCATTTTCAGAAGAACCAAGATTTCATCCTTCGTGTTTTTGCTGAGCTGGTCAAGCTCAAGCCTAAAGCTCGTTTGGTTTTGATTGGTCAAGGAGATGATGAAGCTATGCTCAAAACCTTGGCTGATGAGTTAGGCGTGGCTGATAAGGTCATCTTTGCCGGTGTACAGAATAATGTATCCGAATGGCTTAGTGCCTTTGACCTCTTTTTCTTTCCATCCAAGTTTGAAGGCCTGCCCTTAGCGCCTTTTGAAGCACAGGCCAATGGTCTGCCTGTTTTAATGTCGGAAGAAGGGGTTCCACAGGAGATTAAGATTAATCCTAATGTTTATTTTGCTTCTTTAGCAAAATCGTCTCAGGATTGGGCAAAGCTGATCGAAAAGCTGTCTGAGCAGGACAGCCGCCTGTCCGAGCAAGAAATTGCCCGACACTTCCAAGACTCTGGTTATGACATTCGCCATGCCGCTCAAGGATTAGAAAACGACCTGTTGAGAATGCTTAACCAGAGAGGGAAAGGAAATAATAATGCCCAAAATTGA
- a CDS encoding stealth family protein — MPKIDFVVPWVDGSDPDWLRDKAKYETDPSVEAPQADSPNRYREMSAFNYWFRAVEAYAPWVNKIFFVTYGHVPDWLDTSHPKLRLVRHEDYIPKDYLPTFNSNVIELNLHRIPDLSEHFVLFGDDIFINRPVEPADFFHKGFPRLQAIYRPIIPRGEFNHIEVNNGRLLNKYFYHKPNLKKHLGKYFNYRYGKFNLYNFLSLFYSGIMGYQDAHVGMPSLKSTYKEVWEKEGTYLDEMCHNRFRSIQDLNHWAFGYWNIETNRFYPQTLKIGKYIPIADKEQIAKLIRQSNYKMVCINDDESSVDFQAENAWISKILAEKFSDKSSFEK, encoded by the coding sequence ATGCCCAAAATTGATTTTGTAGTTCCTTGGGTAGATGGCAGTGACCCCGACTGGCTCAGGGATAAGGCCAAGTATGAGACGGATCCAAGTGTGGAGGCTCCTCAGGCAGATAGTCCTAACCGCTATCGAGAAATGTCTGCTTTTAACTACTGGTTTCGGGCGGTCGAAGCGTATGCTCCTTGGGTTAATAAAATCTTCTTTGTTACCTACGGCCATGTTCCTGACTGGCTGGATACCAGCCACCCAAAGTTGCGCTTGGTCCGACATGAGGATTATATTCCAAAGGATTATTTGCCAACCTTTAATTCTAATGTGATTGAACTCAACCTGCATCGTATCCCTGACTTGAGCGAGCATTTTGTCCTTTTTGGTGATGATATTTTTATCAATCGGCCCGTTGAGCCGGCTGATTTCTTCCACAAAGGTTTTCCAAGGCTGCAGGCCATCTATCGTCCCATTATTCCTCGGGGTGAATTTAATCATATCGAGGTTAATAATGGCCGCTTGCTCAACAAGTATTTTTACCATAAACCTAATTTGAAGAAACATCTAGGCAAATATTTTAATTATCGCTATGGTAAGTTCAATCTCTATAATTTCCTCAGTCTCTTTTATTCGGGAATTATGGGTTATCAGGATGCCCATGTCGGAATGCCTTCGCTCAAATCTACCTACAAGGAAGTTTGGGAGAAGGAGGGGACTTATTTAGATGAGATGTGTCACAATCGTTTTCGTAGCATACAGGACTTAAACCATTGGGCTTTTGGGTATTGGAATATTGAGACCAATCGTTTTTATCCGCAAACTCTAAAAATTGGTAAGTATATTCCGATTGCAGATAAGGAACAGATTGCTAAATTAATCCGTCAGTCGAACTATAAGATGGTTTGCATCAATGATGATGAAAGTTCTGTTGACTTTCAAGCAGAGAATGCTTGGATTAGTAAAATCTTAGCAGAAAAATTTTCTGACAAGTCTTCTTTTGAGAAATAG
- a CDS encoding sugar transferase, whose translation MKKYQIVEVRGADMQHAGSKATNDVAKIVELQGFEPFNIRLQSQKSSFLTKLTNQIAFYQDWKKAYQKIEKGSIVLLQHPFHHRQLGREKFLRRLKQDKQVRFICLVHDVEELRNVSYLNNDLHKREFKFMLEIADQLIVHNQAMKDFFLTKGVAEDRLVVLGIFDYLTELEPEEALFSKSVAIAGNLSSRKSPYISKIAELDGLRFDLYGPNYIQQKTGNQVHYHGSFPPDQLPTQLKQGFGLVWDGDSLEECSGPFGNYLRYNNPHKLSLYIASGLPVIVWSQAALAGFVQEQGIGLVVSDLHELLQNFAQLSQVSYQSFAQNSLRLSQELRSGHYTKQAVDEAVARLNNQ comes from the coding sequence ATGAAAAAATATCAAATTGTTGAAGTGCGTGGCGCTGATATGCAGCATGCTGGTAGTAAGGCAACAAATGATGTTGCCAAGATTGTAGAACTGCAAGGTTTTGAGCCTTTTAACATTCGATTACAGTCGCAAAAGTCTAGTTTTTTGACCAAGCTGACCAATCAAATCGCTTTTTATCAAGATTGGAAGAAAGCTTATCAAAAGATTGAAAAGGGGAGCATCGTCCTTTTGCAGCATCCTTTTCATCACCGTCAGTTGGGGCGGGAAAAGTTTCTCCGTCGTTTAAAGCAGGACAAGCAGGTTCGTTTTATCTGCCTGGTTCATGATGTCGAGGAGTTACGCAATGTTTCCTACCTCAATAACGACCTGCATAAAAGAGAATTTAAGTTCATGCTTGAAATCGCTGACCAGCTGATTGTCCACAATCAGGCTATGAAGGACTTTTTCCTAACCAAGGGTGTAGCAGAGGACAGGCTTGTGGTACTGGGGATTTTTGATTACCTGACCGAGCTTGAGCCTGAGGAAGCCCTCTTTTCTAAGTCGGTTGCCATCGCCGGAAATCTCAGTTCCAGAAAGAGTCCCTATATCTCCAAGATTGCGGAGCTTGACGGTCTGAGATTTGATCTCTACGGCCCCAATTATATCCAGCAGAAAACTGGTAATCAAGTGCACTACCATGGTTCTTTTCCGCCCGATCAGCTGCCAACTCAGCTCAAGCAAGGCTTTGGTCTGGTCTGGGATGGAGATTCCCTTGAGGAGTGCAGCGGTCCTTTTGGAAATTATCTGCGCTACAATAACCCCCATAAGCTTTCTCTTTATATTGCTTCTGGTTTGCCAGTAATCGTATGGAGTCAGGCGGCTTTGGCAGGCTTTGTGCAGGAGCAGGGGATTGGTCTGGTTGTTAGTGACTTGCATGAGCTTCTGCAGAATTTTGCTCAGTTAAGTCAAGTCAGCTACCAGAGCTTTGCCCAAAACAGTTTGCGCCTCAGCCAAGAACTCCGCTCAGGGCATTACACCAAACAGGCGGTAGATGAGGCAGTTGCTAGGCTGAATAATCAATGA
- a CDS encoding sugar transferase → MTKKYLLDFIRDDSNTAASKAERDVSSFLKTMGFLGINYDMSLPRAVKILGENYILAKKIKGIQADDICFLQYSMFGRPSLKKLLKKLAFNRRKILLIHDIETLREQRGASEIAEEVAVLNQAQCLIVHNDNMKAWLSQNGVQVSMVSLEIFDYAQPVDLQEVLVQNWKTVVFAGNLDKSGFLRELHTQTPFYLYGLKSDDQSYSENLTYCGSKTPTEIPSTVSQYGYGLVWDGPAVDSCQGPFGDYMRYNNPHKISLYLSSNLPVIIWKEAALAPFIEKHGLGLTLDSLADLDDQLTQLSQDDYDQMKANCKAIGKQLRNGYYTIKAAQAAVEVVINDKRRLT, encoded by the coding sequence ATGACAAAAAAATATTTATTAGATTTTATCAGAGATGATAGCAATACGGCGGCCTCTAAGGCTGAGCGTGATGTCAGCAGTTTTCTTAAAACGATGGGCTTCTTAGGTATTAATTACGATATGAGCCTTCCCAGAGCTGTTAAGATTTTAGGTGAGAACTATATCTTAGCCAAGAAAATCAAAGGGATTCAGGCTGACGATATCTGCTTTCTGCAGTATTCCATGTTTGGGCGTCCTTCTTTGAAGAAGCTCCTCAAGAAATTAGCTTTTAACCGGCGCAAGATTCTTCTTATTCATGATATTGAAACTCTGCGCGAGCAAAGGGGAGCTAGTGAGATTGCTGAGGAAGTGGCAGTTTTAAATCAGGCTCAGTGCCTGATTGTCCATAATGACAATATGAAGGCTTGGCTTAGTCAAAATGGTGTCCAAGTTTCTATGGTTTCTTTAGAAATTTTTGACTATGCCCAGCCTGTCGATCTGCAAGAGGTGCTTGTTCAGAATTGGAAAACAGTAGTCTTTGCAGGAAATCTGGATAAGAGTGGCTTTTTGAGAGAACTTCATACGCAAACACCTTTTTACCTTTATGGTCTCAAAAGTGATGACCAATCTTATTCGGAAAATTTAACTTACTGTGGGTCAAAAACACCTACGGAGATTCCATCAACAGTCAGTCAATATGGTTATGGTCTCGTTTGGGACGGTCCTGCGGTAGATTCTTGCCAAGGGCCTTTTGGCGACTATATGCGCTACAACAATCCTCACAAGATTTCGCTTTATCTCAGTAGTAATCTTCCTGTCATCATCTGGAAAGAGGCAGCTCTGGCCCCCTTTATCGAAAAGCATGGTTTGGGTTTAACCCTAGATTCTCTTGCAGACTTGGATGACCAATTGACTCAACTGAGCCAAGATGATTATGACCAGATGAAAGCTAATTGTAAGGCTATAGGCAAACAGCTGAGAAATGGCTATTACACCATTAAGGCCGCTCAAGCAGCGGTGGAAGTGGTTATTAATGATAAAAGGAGACTCACATGA
- a CDS encoding acyltransferase family protein, producing MKRIQWLDFGKGFTIFLVLVGHVFKGMQTSGAFEVYHNSFQFIIQCFYIFHIPVFFALSGYLFKPVKNLQAYPKYVLKKSLNLLIPYVLFCVTYFFFQKLGGGSVREGTSLADLLAIYRRPIAVSWYLYVLWGVSLYVGLLSVFIKDQKKLLAVTALTSLISYPLHSSIFLLQGTLLWSGIYCLGSFLSQVSLEKLSANFAKKISLLLGLIALYLLWWTQFDFKQGVSYLTPGLEGPVFVLSVFLAFLVYPRLPHNGLFNYFADKGKSSLIIYIFHSPVLSAIRIILLKLGIHAMLLHLFIGVIAGWLISLFIAYLFNKIKFLNFFLAPTKYIRL from the coding sequence ATGAAACGTATTCAATGGCTGGATTTTGGTAAGGGATTTACTATCTTTTTGGTGCTGGTTGGTCATGTCTTTAAGGGCATGCAGACCTCTGGAGCCTTTGAGGTCTATCATAACAGCTTCCAGTTTATTATCCAATGTTTTTACATCTTCCATATACCGGTTTTCTTTGCTCTGTCAGGCTACCTCTTTAAGCCAGTCAAGAATCTGCAGGCTTACCCTAAGTATGTCCTCAAAAAATCCTTGAATCTCCTGATTCCCTATGTCCTCTTTTGTGTAACTTACTTCTTTTTCCAGAAATTAGGTGGCGGGAGTGTTAGGGAAGGAACTTCGCTGGCGGATTTATTAGCCATCTATAGGCGGCCGATTGCCGTTTCTTGGTATCTTTATGTGCTCTGGGGTGTCAGCCTCTATGTTGGTCTGCTTTCGGTTTTCATCAAGGATCAGAAGAAGCTCTTGGCTGTTACAGCTCTGACCAGTCTCATCAGTTATCCCTTGCATTCATCTATTTTCCTCTTGCAGGGGACTCTGCTCTGGTCTGGTATCTATTGCTTGGGTTCCTTCTTAAGTCAAGTCTCTCTGGAAAAGTTATCGGCCAATTTTGCTAAGAAAATTTCTCTGCTCTTGGGCTTGATTGCACTCTATCTGCTTTGGTGGACTCAGTTTGATTTTAAGCAGGGCGTGAGCTATCTGACACCAGGCCTTGAGGGTCCTGTCTTTGTTCTCAGTGTCTTTTTGGCTTTTCTAGTCTATCCCCGTCTGCCCCACAATGGCCTTTTCAACTATTTTGCGGATAAGGGAAAATCTAGCCTGATTATTTATATCTTTCACTCGCCGGTCTTAAGCGCCATTCGGATTATCCTTTTGAAATTGGGTATCCATGCTATGTTGCTCCATCTTTTCATCGGAGTTATAGCAGGCTGGCTGATTAGCCTCTTCATCGCCTACCTATTCAACAAAATCAAGTTCCTTAATTTCTTCCTTGCACCAACCAAGTATATTAGGTTATAA
- a CDS encoding type II toxin-antitoxin system RelB/DinJ family antitoxin — protein MSTLTRDKLYNFRVNSKQLEKAKEILQARDISISDALNLFVNQIIEKNDLPIKTQEEVKAEKFLAQLTDELDKGYQDVLNGRLLDADEVFREYDL, from the coding sequence ATGTCAACTTTAACAAGAGATAAACTTTATAATTTTCGGGTAAATAGTAAACAACTGGAGAAGGCTAAGGAGATACTTCAGGCTAGAGATATTTCTATTTCAGATGCACTTAACCTCTTTGTTAATCAGATTATTGAAAAGAATGATTTGCCTATTAAGACACAAGAAGAGGTTAAAGCGGAAAAATTTCTTGCTCAGCTGACTGATGAGCTTGACAAGGGCTATCAGGATGTTCTTAATGGTCGCTTACTAGATGCTGATGAGGTCTTTAGAGAGTATGACTTATAA
- a CDS encoding type II toxin-antitoxin system RelE/ParE family toxin, whose product MTYKLQFTQTAREDLQQLHQFYQKNFSKKVADDLVKTMQKKIAILTFSPDGGIDFNQRIGHSLIPNQVVRLFVTKKTLIFYVVQDDLVLILRLVPTKTDYLNQLENLFKVFGKSDE is encoded by the coding sequence ATGACTTATAAGCTACAATTCACTCAGACAGCCAGAGAAGACTTGCAACAGTTGCATCAATTCTATCAGAAGAATTTTTCAAAGAAGGTTGCCGATGATTTGGTAAAGACGATGCAAAAGAAGATTGCAATCCTAACATTTTCACCTGATGGAGGCATTGATTTTAACCAAAGAATTGGTCACTCCTTAATTCCAAATCAAGTCGTTCGTTTGTTTGTAACTAAAAAGACCTTAATCTTTTACGTGGTTCAAGATGATTTAGTTCTTATTTTGAGACTTGTCCCTACAAAAACAGACTATCTCAATCAATTAGAAAATTTATTTAAGGTTTTCGGCAAGAGCGATGAATAA
- a CDS encoding ASCH domain-containing protein, with the protein MTAAELWQEFLDQKQAQGYEVEDFPFYEAFQFGLEAQTIDDLARLVKEGIKTATASAYPMYELDQAPLPQTGTYSIVMDSEEQAVCLIQTTEVRTVPFNQVSEAHAYKEGEGDRSLTYWRRVHEDFFKQELAQVGLDFSQDMPVVCEEFRVVKNSE; encoded by the coding sequence ATGACAGCAGCAGAATTATGGCAGGAATTTTTGGACCAAAAGCAAGCGCAAGGCTATGAGGTTGAGGATTTTCCCTTTTATGAAGCCTTTCAATTTGGACTAGAAGCGCAAACGATCGATGACTTGGCTAGGCTGGTCAAGGAGGGCATTAAAACGGCGACAGCTTCGGCTTATCCCATGTATGAATTGGATCAGGCACCTCTGCCCCAAACTGGTACATACAGTATTGTCATGGATAGCGAAGAGCAGGCCGTCTGTCTGATACAAACGACCGAGGTTAGGACAGTTCCCTTCAATCAGGTGAGCGAGGCCCATGCCTATAAGGAAGGAGAAGGAGACCGATCTTTAACTTATTGGCGCCGAGTTCACGAAGACTTTTTCAAGCAGGAGTTAGCCCAGGTAGGCCTGGACTTTAGCCAAGACATGCCCGTAGTCTGTGAAGAATTCCGAGTCGTAAAAAATTCAGAATGA
- a CDS encoding alpha/beta fold hydrolase produces the protein MVGQEKWIETADGTFVYVEIFGQGQPLVFLHGNSSSSRYFKQQISFFVKNYQVIVLDSRGHGRTQAKAQTISFDQMADDLHQVFTVLKIQKAILVGHSDGANLAMIFQKKYPQAVVGMLLNSGNITTKALHLADRLLIWLAYGFLAVLSLLIPSFKAKSRVIYLMLQDLTIKQADLAAVRVPVLVLVGKHDLIKLSYSRSLASYFPKGIFYSLKGFGHNIVKKDSQTFNQITHQFIKHILLGVPFESPS, from the coding sequence ATGGTTGGACAAGAAAAATGGATTGAAACGGCGGATGGTACCTTTGTCTATGTAGAGATTTTTGGCCAAGGACAACCGTTGGTTTTCCTGCATGGCAATAGTTCCAGTAGTCGCTATTTTAAACAGCAGATTAGCTTCTTTGTCAAGAATTATCAGGTTATCGTCTTGGACAGTCGGGGGCATGGTCGTACTCAGGCCAAGGCTCAGACTATCTCCTTTGACCAGATGGCCGATGACCTCCATCAGGTCTTTACCGTCTTGAAAATTCAAAAGGCTATCTTGGTTGGCCACAGCGATGGGGCTAACCTAGCCATGATTTTCCAAAAGAAGTACCCTCAGGCTGTTGTTGGTATGCTCCTTAATTCGGGCAATATCACAACCAAGGCTCTGCATCTGGCTGACAGGCTCTTAATTTGGTTGGCCTACGGGTTTTTAGCGGTCTTGTCCCTGCTTATTCCTAGTTTCAAGGCTAAGAGCCGCGTTATCTATCTGATGTTGCAGGATTTGACCATTAAGCAGGCTGATTTGGCAGCTGTCAGGGTCCCTGTTCTGGTCCTGGTTGGCAAGCATGACCTGATTAAGCTTTCTTATTCTAGGAGCTTGGCTTCCTATTTTCCCAAGGGGATTTTCTACTCCCTCAAGGGATTTGGCCATAATATTGTCAAAAAAGATTCACAAACCTTTAACCAAATTACGCATCAGTTTATCAAGCATATATTGTTAGGAGTTCCTTTTGAAAGCCCTTCTTGA